Sequence from the Microbacterium sp. 1.5R genome:
GGCGAGAGTGGGGCCGTCGACGGAGAAGTCGCTGTCGGACTCAGCCTTCCACCGCGCGATCACCTCCGGATCGAACGTGCGCTCGAGCCGGGTGCGCTCGCTCGACACCTCGGCGAGGGTCTTCGAGAAGACGACCTTCTGCGCGGCCTGCCACACCCGCGCGTAGTCGATGCCGACCTGCGGCTGATCGGGTTCGAGATGAGCGGTCTCCCAATAAACCATGGTCTCGTACATGCGCCGCCCGTAGAGGTAGGTGCCGACGTCTGCGAACTGCTTGTTGATGAAGTCGTGCAGGTCGTCGTCGAGCGCCCAGTCGAACCCGCCGTCCGGCCCGCTGACGTATCCGTCGAGCGACGTGATCATGGAGTAGATGAGTCGGGCCATGCGGCGAGGCTACTCCCGGCGTCCGCACGGGTCGACCCCTTCTCGGCGTCCTCTCTAGCGACCCTCGGCGTGAGACGCAAGGTGCTGGCCGACATTCCGACGTCGGCGCACGCTGGAGACATACCCCCAGACCAGCGATCGAGAGGAACCCCCATGTCTCGCGACCAGTACACCTTCACCAACCCGGCCGAGCTCTACTCCGACATCGAACCCGAGAAGCAGCACATGCCGGAGCCCGGCCTCGATGCCGACCTCGGTCCGAAGGCCGACCTCGGTGAGGAGAGCTACCGCGGCACCGGCCGACTGACCGGGCGCAAGGCGCTCATCACCGGCGGCGACTCCGGCATCGGCGCGGCGACTGCGATCGCCTTCGCACGCGAGGGCGCGGACGTCGCGCTCTCGTACCTGCCCGAAGAGGAAGAGGATGCGGCGCGCATCGCCGGCATCCTCCGCGACGCCGGCGCGACCGTGGCGCAGATCCCCGGTGATCTCCGTGACCCCGAGTACTGCCGCACGCTCGTCTCGGAGGCGGTCGGTGCGCTCGGCGGCCTCGACATCCTCGTCAACAACGGCGGCAAGCAGATCTACAAGGAGTCGCTGACCGACATCACCGACGAGCAGTTCGACGACACCTTCAAGACCAACGTCTACGCGATGTTCTGGATCACGAAGGCCGCGCTGCCGCACCTCCCGGCAGGCTCGACCATCATCAACACCACGTCGATCCAGGCCTACTCGCCGTCGGGAATCCTCGTCGACTACGCATCGACCAAGGCCACGATCAACGCGTTCACGAAGGGCCTCGCCGAGCAGCTCGCGCCGAAGGGCATCCGTGTGAACGCCGTGGCACCGGGACCGATCTGGACGCCGCTGCAGCCGAGCGACGGACAGCCGCAGGAGAAGCTCCCGGAGTTCGGGGAGGACACCCCGCTCGGCCGCATGGGCCAGCCCGCAGAACTCGCCCCCGCCTACGTCTTCCTCGCCTCCGCGGAGTCGAGCTACGTCGCCGGCGAGACGCTCAACGTCAACGGCGGCATGCCCACGCCGTGAGTCGCTGACCGCGGACGCCCCCTCCCGAGCTCGCTTCGGAGGGGGCGTTCGCGTGTGCGGCGGGGCCGGGGCGATGTCGGTGGAACCAGGCAGTATGTCGGTATGGCAGACGGATACGACCTCGACTTCCTTCCGACGCGAGTGCCCCTGCCCGGGCCGGCCCGCGATGCGACGGAGCTGACCTACCCCCACTTCAGCGTGCTGCTCGACCGCGAGCGCCGCCTGGCCGCCGTGACGGGCGTGAACATCGACGGGGCGCTGCTGCGCGAGCTGCCCCGCACCGGGGACTGGCAGCTCGACCCCCGAGTCGATGCAGCACTGCAGACCGGACCCGAGGTGTATGCGCGCAACGACCTCGATCGCGGCCACCTCGTGCGCCGACGCGACCCCGGCTGGGGTGATGTCGACGACGCTCGGGCGGCGACCGAGGCGACGTTCTTCTATCCGAACGCCGCCCCGCAGGCCGCCGGTTTCAATCAGTCCGCAGAGCTCTGGCTCGGTCTGGAAGACCACGTGCTCGAGTATGCCGAGACGACGGATCAGCGGATCTCGGTGTTCACGGCCCCTGTGCTGGGAGACGACGATCCGCCGTACCGCGGCATCCGCATCCCTCTTCTGTTCTGGAAGATCGCGGCGTGGCAGGGCCCCGACGGTCTGTCAGCGGCCGGGTTCGTGCTCGATCAGTCAGAGCTCGTCGAGTCACCGGACGGTCTCTTCGCGGTTCCGCCGCTCGGCGCATTCCGCACCTTCCAGGTTCCGATCACCGAGATCATCCGGGTGACGGGGCTGGATGTCGGCCCGCTGCTCGATGCCGATGTGCTCGACCGGCGCAGCGCCCGATCGACCGAGTGGCGGGCGCTCGCCTCGGCATCCGACATCACGCTCTAGCCGTCGCGGCGTCGGTTCCAGTGGGTGAGCTTGTCGGGGTTGCAGACGACCCAGATGCGCGAGAGCAGCCCTGATCTGCTCTCGACCGACACCGCCGCGACGACTGCGCCGTCTCGTTCCAGCACGAGTCCAGCGGAGCCGTTGATCGACGCGATCGAGACCGTGGGGCCGGTCGCCACCAGTGCCGCCAGCTCCGCGGATGCCGTGTGGGTCCCGTCGACGGCGGTCGACGACTGCGGCATGCGACCTCCGCTGTCGATGATCATCACCACGTCAGGGTGCAGCATCGAGCGGATGCCGGCGCGGTCGCCCGCGGCGAGCGCCAGCCGGAGTTCTTCCACAGCGATCGGTTCGGAGGCATCCCGAGGTCGCCGGCCCAGACGAGCCGGATGCCGCCCGCGAGTCATGTCGCGACCGCGGTGATGTGTCCGAGCTTCTGGGGACTCATCACCCAGAGCAACTGCTCGATCCCTTCGTCGGACGCCGTGACGGTGACCATCGTGGTGACTTCACCGTTCTCGACGAGCGTCGCGGCGGGCTGACCGTTGACCTCCACCCACCCGATCGACTTGCCCGTCCAGAAGTGGTGCGCGAAGGCAGCCACGAACTGCGCCACGCGGCCACGACCGATCACCGGGATCCGCGCCGCCAGCTTCACCCCGTTGCCGTCGGTGTAGCTGACCACGTCGGCGGCGAAGAGCTTCTCGAGCTCCCGGGCATCGCCCTTCCGCGCGGCGGCGAGGAAGGCCTCGAGCAGGTGACGTTGATGCGAGGGCTCGACGGTGATCTGCTTCGCCGAGGCCAGGTGCGCGCGAGCCCTGCTCACCAGCTGTCGAGCGCTCACCGCACTCGACGAGATGATCTCGGCGATGCGGGGATACGGATAGTCGAACGCCTCGCGGAGGATGTACGCCGCACGCTCGGTCGGGGTGAGCTTCTCGAGCGTCAGCAGGATCGCGAACTGCAGCGCCTCGGCGCGCTCGGCGCCGAGCGAGGGATCGTCGTCGGTGTTGACCGGTTCAGGCAGCCACGGCCCGATGTAGGTCTCCCGCTTCACGCGAGCCGACTGGAGAACGTTGATCGACAGACGCGTCGTGATGGTCGTGAGGAAAGCGGCGGGTTCCTGCACCTGGGTCCGGTCGGTGTTCTGCCAGCGGATCCAAGTCTCCTGCACGATGTCCTCGGCGTCGGCCACGGTGCCCAGCATCCGGTAGGCGATGCCGAACAGTCGGCGGCGCTGGGCGGCGAACACCGAGACTGCGGTGCCGAGGTCTCGGATCGACCCGCTGTGCTCGTCACGTGTCGCGGTCACGTCTTCACTCTGCACCAGAGGTCGCCGCATGCGCACTCCCCTTTCCGCGCCGTCGGCGCTCCCACTCACAGCTCTGACCGGAGAGCGACGCGATCTGTGACGAATCCTGGCGATTCCGTCACAGCCGGGTCCGCCGGCCGGTCAACCAGGTACATGCGGGCTCGTCCGCATCACTCGATCGGAGGAGCGACATGAGGATCACAGTCATCGGCGGCACGGGGTTGATCGGCACCCGCGTCACGCGCGTCCTGAAGGGCGCGGGACACGACGTCGTCGTCGCGTCTCGCGCCACGGGGGTGAACTCATTCACCGGCGAGGGGCTCGACGAGGCTCTCGCCGGCGCATCCGCGGTGATCGATGTGTCGAACTCGTCGTACACCGACGAGGCCGGTGCGCAGGAGTTCTTCTCCACCTCGACGATGAACCTGCTCGCCTACGGCGAAGCCGCGGGCGTCTCCCATCACGTCGCCCTGTCGGTCGTGGGCACCGACCGCCTCGCACGCGCGCAGGGCGGATACTTCATCGCCAAGCATCAGCAGGAACGCCTCATCGCGGCATCCGGTCGCCCGTACACCCTCGTGCATGCGACGCAGTTCTTCGAGTTCATCCGCAGCATCACCGACCACGCCCTGCGCGAGGGAGCCGCGCACATCGCCGATGTGCTCGTGCAGCCGATGGCGGCCGACGACGTCGCGAACGCGGTCGCAACGGCAGCGCTCGGAGAACCCCGTGTCGGGATGATCGAGTTCGGCGGCCCCGAGGTGTTCAGCCTGACGGAACTCGCGGCACTCGACCTGCGGGCGAGACAGGACGATCGGGAGGTCGTCCCGGATCCGCTCGGAACGTACTTCGGCGCGCATCTCGCCGCCCGCGACCTGCTGCCGGAGATGACCGCGACGATCGCTCCGACGAGGTATCACGACTGGAGGGTGAAGACGCCCGCCAGCATCTGAGAACCCGAGGCGTCACATCTTCGGGCACTCAGCGGTCATACCTGGCAGACGCCACCCGGGCGTCGTCACCGAAGAAAGGTTTGAACATGGCAGAGATCGTCGTCATCGGAGGCACCGGCCTCATCGGCTCGAAGGTCGTCGCGAAGCTGACGGAGCACGGCCACGACGCCGTCGCCGCATCGCCGAACACCGGCGTGAACTCGCTCACCGGCGAGGGCCTCGCGGAGGTTCTCGTCGGAGCCCACACCGTGGTCGACGTGTCGAACTCCCCCTCGTTCGCCCCCGACGATGTGCTGGAGTTCTTCACCACGTCGACTCGCAACCTGCTCGCCGCTGAGGCCGCGGCCGGTGTCACCCACCACGTCGCTCTCACGATCGTCGGCACGAACCGCCCGCAGAACATCCCCTACTTCGCGGCGAAGGTCGCACAGGAGACGCTGATCCGTGACTCCGGGATCCGATACTCCCTCGTGCACGCCACGCAGTTCTTCGAGTTCGTGGGAAGCATCGCCGACATCTCGACCGACGGCGACACAGTGACGCTGCCCGGGGCGCTGATCCAGCCGATCGCCGCCGAGGATGTCGCCACGGCAGTGGCCCGTGCTGCGGCCGGTGAGCCGACCGGCGACATCGAGATCGCAGGCCCGGAGGCCTTCGGCATGGACGAGTTCGCGCGCCGCGCGCTGGCCTTCCGTGGCGATCCTCGCACGGTCGTGCGTGATGACGCTGCGCCGTACTACGGTGCGCAGATCGAGGAGCGCACCCTCATCCCGGTCGACGGGGCGCACATCTTCGAGACGACTCTCGAAGAGTGGCTGCCGCTGAACCCGCCTCGCGAGTAGCGGCGGCATACCGGTCGACAATAGGTCTTGCGCGGCGCGTCGGCCGGTGTCACGCTTGCGTCACAGCTCTGTCGCGCTGTAACGCGACAGCTGGGGTGCCGCTCATCGGCGGCATCGGATGGGGCGCCCTTTCTGCTACCTCCCCCGTGGTGGGGGCGTCCCGTCCTCCCCCGACCTGGCGAGCGAGCGCGACTCAGTTGAAGTCGCCGCCCGGTGCCATGTCGTGGAAGCGCGAATAGTGGCCCTGGAAGGCCACGGTGATCGTCGCGGTCGGGCCGTTACGGTGCTTGGCGACGATCAGGTCGGCCTCGCCCGGACGAACGTCCTTGTCGTAGACCGAGTCGCGGTGCAGCAGGATCACCATGTCGGCGTCCTGCTCGATCGAGCCGGACTCACGCAGGTCGCTGATCGCGGGCTTCTTGTCGGTGCGCTGCTCGGGACCACGGTTCAGTTGCGACAGAGCGATGACCGGAACCTGCAGCTCCTTGGCGATGAGCTTGAGGCTTCGCGAGAACTCCGAGACCTCCTGCTGACGCGACTCGACGCGCTTGCCTGACGTCATCAGCTGCAGGTAGTCGATGATGACCATCCGCAGACCCTCACGCTGCTTGAGTCGACGGCACTTCGCCCGGATCTCGACCAGCGTCATGTTCGGGCTGTCGTCGATGTAGAGCGGAGCGTCGTTGATGCGTCCGCGGGTCGCGGCGACCGTGGTCCAGTCCCGCGGGTCGAGGTTTCCCTTTCGCATGTTCTGCAGAGGGATCTGCCCCTCGGCACTGAGCAGACGCATCGCGATCTCGCTCTTGCCCATCTCGAGTGAGAAGAAGACCGAGGGGAGGTTGTGGCCGATGGAGGCAGCGCGGGCGAAGTCGAGCGCGAGCGTCGACTTACCCATGGCGGGACGAGCGGCGACGACGATCATCTGCCCGCCGTGCAGGCCGTTGGTGAGCTCGTCGAGCTCCTTGAAGCCGGTCGGGACACCCGTCATCGACCCGTCGCGACCGCTGGCGGCCTCGATCTCCTCGAGCGCGGCGTCGACCGCGATCTGCAGCGGCACGTAGTCCTCTGCGGTCTCGGAGCCGGTGATCGAGTAGATCTCAGCCTGGGCGTTGTTGACGAGGTCGGTCGCGTCGCCCTGTCCGTCGTAGCCGAGCTGCACGATACGCGTTCCCGCATCGACCAGACGACGCAGGATCGCCCGCTCCGACACGATGCCCGCGTAGTAGCCGGCGTTGGCGGCGGTGGGGACGATCGAGGTGAGCGTGTGCAGATAGTCGGCACCGCCGGCCCGGCTCAGCTCTCCCGTCTTGATGAGCTCGTCCGTGACGGCGACGACGTCGGTCGGCTCGCCGTGCGAGTAGAGCGACAGGATCGCCTCGAAGATCAGCTCGTGCTTGGGGATGTAGAAGTCGGCACCCTTGAGCGTCTCGATGACGTCGGCGACAGCATCCTTCGAGAGGAGCATTCCCCCCAGGGCGCTCTGTTCGGCGAGCGTGTCGTGGGGAGGCGTTCGCTCCTGCGGACGCTTGCCTCCGAGGCGCTCCTCTGAGATGTCGGCGATCGACACGCTGCTCCCTTCGATGCGACGGTTCTTCCGGTGTGCTCGGTGCCGACTGCGTCGGTCACGCGATGCGAATCAGCTCGAGAAGGGCCGTCCGCACAGCAAACCAGGCACTTCCGACATCGGGTCGCTGGACCACGCTACGAGCGGGGGTTTTCGGTCGCAACACGGCCTGTGGATAACTATGTGGAAAGCGTGCGAACAAGTCCGGAGAGTCTGTGCAGAACGCATGTGGATAAGTCGGTGGAGTACCTCGAAACAGAAGTTTCTTTTTGCATCTGATCGGGTGTTTGTAGTTTCCCCACCCTGTGGATGAGATCGTGGTTCAACCGGGCATTGAAGGTTCATCGAATCCGGGATGGGATGTGTAGAACCTGGGGAAAGTCAAGCCGAGATTCCACCGGGCGCGTCACAGTGCGCAACCCTCCGAAATGTGCGCGATATGTCATCGTTTCCGAGCGGAACCCTCTAGACACGGCGATATACCGGGAGTATCGTCACCCGCTATCGACGTACTGTGCGTCGAGGACGAACGATCGCTCTCGGGGGAGGGAAGTCGACGTGAACGCTCAGGCAACCCGCCGCGGCCTACCTGCCGTCGCTCTCTGGGGTGGCGTGGGCGCGATCGCGTGGGCCACGATCACGATCCTCACGGGCGGTTCGTCCGCGAGCGCGGACGACGGATCGAACGACTCGCTGCTCGACGGCGTCTCCTCGATCGTGAGCGAGACCGTCTCATCGGTCGAAGACACCGTGACGTCGGTGACCTCCCCGATCGTCGCGCCGGTCGAGCCCGTCGTGACCGAGGTCGTCCAGCCTGTGGTCACCCAGGTCGTCGAGCCGGTCGTGACCGAGGTCGTCGAGCCCGTCGTCACTCACGTCGTCGAACCCGTGCAGCAGGTGGCACCTCCGGTCGTCGAGCACGTCGCCGAGACGATCGCTCAGGTGCCCGTCGTCGGCCCTGCGGCGTCGCCGATCATCGACGCCGCCACCGACACCACCGGGACCGTCATCACTCCCGTGACCGATCTGCTCGACGGATCCCCGGTCGCCGAGATCGTGGCACCGGTGCAGGATCTGATCACCGAGCTGCCGATCGTCGGAGAACTGGTCGACGATCTCGGAGTGCCGCCGGTGATCGACGATGTCGTCGGCGTCATCGACGCGACCACCCCGACTGTCGGCACGGTGGTTGAGAACACTCTCCCGCCGGTACTCGAGGCCATCACCCCCGCACGCCCCGGATCCTCCGGATCGGACCCCGACCCCGGTCCGCTCGAGACAGCGCCGCTCGGAACGGTTTCCCCCCTGGCCGACGAGCCGACACGCGGTCACTTCTCCACGTCCGCGTCGCGCCAGCCCGTGATTCCGTCGGCCGGGTCCGACCTCCCGCCTACGGTGTCCGTCGCGGCATCCGAGGTGAACGAGCCGGCAGCCGACGTCGAGGAGTCCCCCTCTGCACCGCCCGCCGGAGCCCCCTCCGCGCCTACTTCCTCCGCCGGTTCGAGCGGAGCATCCTCATTCACCCCCGCGCGCCTCAGCGATGCGGGAGTTTCTGCGTTCCGCACTGTGGAGCGCACTTCCGGTGCATCCGACGACGTCCTTCCGACGTCTCTGGTCGCCGACACCGACGTCTCTCCTGACTGACGGGTTGTCCGGTCGTTCCTCGTGAACGACAGATGCCGTGCTGCGCGCGCACATGCTCTTCGCGTGCACCCATCCAGACACACCCACTTCCAGTCAGGAGAAGGTCATCATGCGTACATACATCAAGCGGGCCCTGTGGGGCACGCTTCTCGCCGGCGGGATCACCCTGCTCGGCGCAACAGCCGCACACGCGGCAGACACCTCAGGAGAAGACGGGCTGCTCTCGGGCACCCAAGCGGATGCGCCGATCTCGGTGCCCGTGACGGTCGTCGGCAACGCGGTCTCACTGCTCGGAGACACCTCCGCCCAGCAGACCTCGGCGCCCGCTTCGTCTCCCGCTCCCGCTCCCGCACCGGCCGCCACCACGAGTGGCGATTCCGGCACCGCATCGGGCACTCAGGCCGTCGTGGACGTCGTCGTGCCTGTCACGGTGACCGACAACGCGATCACCGTGCTCGGAGACTCGTCGAGCGACACGGCGGCTGCTCCGGCTGAGGCTCCCCAGGCCCCAGCTCCGGCTCCCGCTCCCGCTCCCGCTCCCGCGATCACGACGAACGGCGCCGACGGCGTCCTCTCGGGTACCCAGGCCCTGCTGGACGTCGACGTTCCGGTCACCGTCTCAGGCAACGCGATCACCCTGCTCGGCGACAGCGAGGCAACGGGCCAGAATGCTGCAGCACCGGCATCCTCGGACGGCGGCGGCGCGGGAT
This genomic interval carries:
- a CDS encoding dihydrofolate reductase family protein, producing MARLIYSMITSLDGYVSGPDGGFDWALDDDLHDFINKQFADVGTYLYGRRMYETMVYWETAHLEPDQPQVGIDYARVWQAAQKVVFSKTLAEVSSERTRLERTFDPEVIARWKAESDSDFSVDGPTLAAEAIRAGLVDEFGLFIGPAIVGGGKLFFPDGVHVDLELAEDRRFDSGVMFLRYTTRV
- a CDS encoding SDR family oxidoreductase; its protein translation is MSRDQYTFTNPAELYSDIEPEKQHMPEPGLDADLGPKADLGEESYRGTGRLTGRKALITGGDSGIGAATAIAFAREGADVALSYLPEEEEDAARIAGILRDAGATVAQIPGDLRDPEYCRTLVSEAVGALGGLDILVNNGGKQIYKESLTDITDEQFDDTFKTNVYAMFWITKAALPHLPAGSTIINTTSIQAYSPSGILVDYASTKATINAFTKGLAEQLAPKGIRVNAVAPGPIWTPLQPSDGQPQEKLPEFGEDTPLGRMGQPAELAPAYVFLASAESSYVAGETLNVNGGMPTP
- a CDS encoding DNA/RNA non-specific endonuclease — encoded protein: MADGYDLDFLPTRVPLPGPARDATELTYPHFSVLLDRERRLAAVTGVNIDGALLRELPRTGDWQLDPRVDAALQTGPEVYARNDLDRGHLVRRRDPGWGDVDDARAATEATFFYPNAAPQAAGFNQSAELWLGLEDHVLEYAETTDQRISVFTAPVLGDDDPPYRGIRIPLLFWKIAAWQGPDGLSAAGFVLDQSELVESPDGLFAVPPLGAFRTFQVPITEIIRVTGLDVGPLLDADVLDRRSARSTEWRALASASDITL
- a CDS encoding RNA polymerase sigma-70 factor; translated protein: MTATRDEHSGSIRDLGTAVSVFAAQRRRLFGIAYRMLGTVADAEDIVQETWIRWQNTDRTQVQEPAAFLTTITTRLSINVLQSARVKRETYIGPWLPEPVNTDDDPSLGAERAEALQFAILLTLEKLTPTERAAYILREAFDYPYPRIAEIISSSAVSARQLVSRARAHLASAKQITVEPSHQRHLLEAFLAAARKGDARELEKLFAADVVSYTDGNGVKLAARIPVIGRGRVAQFVAAFAHHFWTGKSIGWVEVNGQPAATLVENGEVTTMVTVTASDEGIEQLLWVMSPQKLGHITAVAT
- a CDS encoding SDR family oxidoreductase, producing the protein MRITVIGGTGLIGTRVTRVLKGAGHDVVVASRATGVNSFTGEGLDEALAGASAVIDVSNSSYTDEAGAQEFFSTSTMNLLAYGEAAGVSHHVALSVVGTDRLARAQGGYFIAKHQQERLIAASGRPYTLVHATQFFEFIRSITDHALREGAAHIADVLVQPMAADDVANAVATAALGEPRVGMIEFGGPEVFSLTELAALDLRARQDDREVVPDPLGTYFGAHLAARDLLPEMTATIAPTRYHDWRVKTPASI
- a CDS encoding SDR family oxidoreductase, producing MAEIVVIGGTGLIGSKVVAKLTEHGHDAVAASPNTGVNSLTGEGLAEVLVGAHTVVDVSNSPSFAPDDVLEFFTTSTRNLLAAEAAAGVTHHVALTIVGTNRPQNIPYFAAKVAQETLIRDSGIRYSLVHATQFFEFVGSIADISTDGDTVTLPGALIQPIAAEDVATAVARAAAGEPTGDIEIAGPEAFGMDEFARRALAFRGDPRTVVRDDAAPYYGAQIEERTLIPVDGAHIFETTLEEWLPLNPPRE
- the dnaB gene encoding replicative DNA helicase, with protein sequence MSIADISEERLGGKRPQERTPPHDTLAEQSALGGMLLSKDAVADVIETLKGADFYIPKHELIFEAILSLYSHGEPTDVVAVTDELIKTGELSRAGGADYLHTLTSIVPTAANAGYYAGIVSERAILRRLVDAGTRIVQLGYDGQGDATDLVNNAQAEIYSITGSETAEDYVPLQIAVDAALEEIEAASGRDGSMTGVPTGFKELDELTNGLHGGQMIVVAARPAMGKSTLALDFARAASIGHNLPSVFFSLEMGKSEIAMRLLSAEGQIPLQNMRKGNLDPRDWTTVAATRGRINDAPLYIDDSPNMTLVEIRAKCRRLKQREGLRMVIIDYLQLMTSGKRVESRQQEVSEFSRSLKLIAKELQVPVIALSQLNRGPEQRTDKKPAISDLRESGSIEQDADMVILLHRDSVYDKDVRPGEADLIVAKHRNGPTATITVAFQGHYSRFHDMAPGGDFN